From the Desulfovibrio sp. JY genome, one window contains:
- a CDS encoding O-antigen ligase family protein has translation MLLVAAVLWEVPWWASLSGLAVLALGVSSMVSPVFGLMVTVFTLIIATANAFYLVVNTLQIHFYPYYIPLGCTCLGILGQAALHRQRLKVASSFLPVILLIFCVEVLTLLWTPHFYWGVANVFRLVLNVALYYCVVLLVDSERKADILFKTVMASALMTSAGVIAATTYSYDLHRYFTSKLALELHFYTIRAGGIESWNQSAGLLAVASILAAGYAVLARTVGRRIVWALAAMYFFCTMLLPASRGALLGFLGAAVLFLLVHPLTRRRFLKKTTLFVVVLVVGILVTTPEYIDRLMVGFGYTGELLFSKKKASSSSDSDATGLSTRFKIWKAGFRDMGEEPGTLLGGLGAGGFTYHVKVFEVHNLYLAFFFDMGIFGLFLLAFWIVTFIWRGRPVFDRYEIWLLRPPDGFRASRDFTLVMFFATLTAVVSELAIHGLVDYDLTSFVSRYAFLYLAAYDVVLRLAEAQDGSVGSRLPSEGRLGKDMA, from the coding sequence CTGCTGCTTGTCGCGGCGGTGCTGTGGGAGGTCCCCTGGTGGGCCAGCCTTTCCGGTCTGGCCGTGCTGGCCCTGGGTGTGTCCTCCATGGTCAGCCCTGTCTTCGGGCTGATGGTGACGGTGTTCACCCTGATCATCGCGACCGCCAACGCCTTTTACCTGGTGGTCAACACCCTACAGATCCATTTTTATCCCTACTACATACCGCTTGGCTGCACCTGCCTGGGGATACTGGGCCAGGCGGCCCTGCACAGGCAGCGACTGAAGGTGGCTTCATCGTTTCTGCCGGTCATCTTGCTCATTTTCTGCGTCGAGGTCCTGACCTTGCTGTGGACGCCGCATTTCTACTGGGGCGTGGCCAACGTGTTCCGGCTCGTTCTCAATGTCGCCCTGTACTATTGCGTGGTCCTGCTCGTGGATAGCGAGCGCAAGGCCGACATTCTTTTCAAGACGGTCATGGCCAGCGCCCTGATGACCTCGGCGGGCGTCATCGCCGCAACGACCTACAGCTATGACCTGCACCGCTACTTCACCTCGAAGTTGGCCCTGGAACTGCATTTCTACACGATCCGGGCCGGGGGTATCGAATCCTGGAACCAGAGCGCGGGCCTTCTCGCCGTGGCCAGCATCCTGGCCGCCGGCTATGCCGTGCTGGCCCGGACCGTGGGGCGCCGCATCGTGTGGGCCCTGGCCGCGATGTATTTTTTCTGCACCATGCTGCTGCCGGCCAGTCGCGGGGCGCTGCTCGGCTTTCTCGGCGCGGCGGTGCTTTTTTTGCTGGTCCATCCCCTGACCCGGCGGCGGTTCCTCAAGAAAACGACGCTCTTTGTCGTGGTGCTGGTGGTCGGCATTCTCGTGACCACGCCCGAGTACATCGACCGGCTCATGGTGGGCTTCGGCTATACCGGCGAACTGCTTTTCAGCAAGAAGAAGGCCTCGTCGAGCAGCGATAGCGACGCCACCGGCCTGTCCACGCGCTTCAAGATCTGGAAGGCGGGGTTTCGCGACATGGGCGAGGAGCCGGGCACGCTTCTGGGCGGACTTGGCGCGGGCGGATTCACCTATCACGTCAAGGTCTTCGAGGTGCACAACCTCTATCTGGCCTTTTTCTTCGACATGGGCATCTTCGGCCTGTTTCTGCTCGCCTTTTGGATCGTTACCTTCATCTGGCGGGGCAGGCCGGTGTTTGACCGCTATGAAATCTGGCTGTTGCGGCCGCCCGACGGTTTTCGCGCCTCCAGGGATTTCACCCTGGTCATGTTCTTCGCCACGCTGACGGCCGTGGTGTCGGAGTTGGCCATCCACGGTCTGGTGGACTACGACCTGACGTCCTTCGTCTCCCGCTATGCCTTTTTGTATCTGGCGGCCTACGATGTGGTCTTGCGGCTGGCCGAGGCGCAGGACGGCTCCGTTGGCAGTCGGCTTCCGTCCGAAGGGCGTTTGGGGAAAGACATGGCGTAG
- a CDS encoding family 14 glycosylhydrolase: MRTKLFHILLAVAALSCLGPGAPGESLAADSAVRIVNGLPRLVVDGREAPATGFYEVYYYPSKGRPIPNQPDYRDPRWVAAMRRVVDTAVAQGVRVVMASIWWGDVDGAARRPANPAKVYDFAPFDAFMDYARSRGVGVVVKTSLNHFLPGWWLAEQGFPANAGYQEHSRCALCETDAYGTAYGNPSMGSLAVRRDYTPFLSALVARYRTHPALVGWAFGLGPTGEDAYGPNYIVVDAPGGGRGLGRKPMMFTDYSSDFTTRFRDWLRRKYGSDAALRRAWNDPGVSLAKFRTPPPQELVRDPAAFSRAPFPDPAIDRGIDPATVLTAKGMDFYAFRVQARESDTAYYAGLIKKLDARHVLLFNARARASARQQPDIDGIFFNPHPLFGRPLFHEVNQFYTILHSVEGIVRQGKLALVAAENSPQRTPVNGRWETPEQINYITALGYGVKSLGGIMGYAVDLLDPDTSDHWLPTWFSNEAKAAERAIAAYKPAPGAGPCDPIRELRRQNRCDAGQSRPEGCGLIDLAYFNYCHTGRECDANGDGTVTPEELAACRGHAPQGAPAAPLAPSGASPLPPSTSSRPGVSGAPTGKCGDGVCDDFERSHGVCPQDCGTTTGQPSGGSAYAPAAPMGASGGGAGLSGKPAGKCGDGICDDFERSHGVCPQDCGSTTGQPSGGSSYAPAAPMSASGGGAGLSGKPAGKCGDGVCDDFERSKGVCPQDCGGTAPGATTP; this comes from the coding sequence ATGCGCACGAAGCTTTTTCATATCCTGTTGGCCGTGGCGGCGTTGTCCTGCCTGGGGCCTGGCGCGCCCGGCGAGAGTCTGGCGGCGGACAGCGCCGTGCGTATCGTAAACGGCCTGCCCCGGCTTGTCGTGGACGGCCGGGAGGCTCCCGCCACGGGATTTTACGAGGTCTACTACTATCCCTCCAAGGGGCGTCCGATACCCAACCAGCCGGATTACCGGGACCCCCGCTGGGTCGCGGCCATGCGGCGCGTGGTCGATACGGCCGTTGCCCAAGGGGTGCGGGTGGTCATGGCGAGCATCTGGTGGGGCGATGTGGACGGCGCGGCCAGGCGTCCGGCCAATCCCGCCAAGGTCTACGATTTCGCTCCCTTCGATGCCTTCATGGACTACGCCCGGTCGCGCGGGGTCGGGGTGGTGGTCAAGACCTCCCTCAACCACTTTCTGCCCGGGTGGTGGCTGGCCGAACAGGGATTTCCCGCCAACGCGGGCTATCAGGAGCATTCCCGCTGCGCCCTGTGCGAGACCGACGCCTATGGCACGGCCTATGGCAACCCCAGCATGGGCAGTCTGGCCGTGCGCCGCGATTACACGCCGTTTCTTTCGGCCCTGGTCGCGCGCTACCGGACGCATCCGGCCCTTGTCGGCTGGGCCTTTGGCCTGGGACCCACCGGCGAGGATGCCTACGGTCCCAACTACATCGTTGTGGACGCGCCCGGCGGCGGCCGTGGCCTTGGCCGCAAGCCCATGATGTTCACCGATTATTCGTCGGATTTCACTACCCGTTTCCGGGACTGGTTGCGGCGCAAATACGGCTCCGACGCGGCCCTGCGCCGGGCCTGGAACGATCCCGGCGTGTCCCTGGCCAAGTTCCGCACGCCGCCTCCGCAAGAGCTTGTGCGCGACCCGGCCGCCTTTTCCCGGGCGCCTTTTCCGGACCCGGCCATCGATCGCGGCATCGATCCGGCCACGGTGCTGACGGCCAAGGGAATGGATTTCTACGCCTTCCGCGTCCAGGCAAGGGAATCGGACACGGCCTATTACGCCGGGCTGATCAAAAAGCTCGATGCGCGCCATGTGCTCCTTTTCAATGCCCGGGCCCGGGCCAGCGCCCGGCAACAGCCGGACATCGACGGCATCTTTTTCAACCCGCATCCGCTCTTCGGAAGGCCGCTTTTTCACGAGGTCAACCAGTTCTACACCATTCTCCATTCCGTGGAGGGCATCGTCCGGCAGGGCAAGCTGGCCCTGGTGGCGGCGGAAAACAGTCCCCAGCGCACGCCGGTAAACGGCCGCTGGGAGACTCCCGAGCAAATCAACTACATCACCGCCCTGGGCTATGGCGTCAAAAGCCTGGGCGGCATCATGGGTTACGCCGTGGACCTGCTTGACCCGGACACAAGCGATCACTGGCTGCCCACCTGGTTTTCGAACGAGGCCAAGGCGGCCGAGCGGGCCATCGCGGCCTACAAACCCGCGCCCGGGGCTGGCCCCTGCGACCCGATCCGCGAACTGCGCCGGCAAAATCGCTGCGACGCCGGACAGTCCCGGCCTGAGGGCTGCGGCCTGATCGACCTGGCCTATTTCAACTATTGCCATACCGGCCGCGAATGCGACGCCAACGGCGACGGCACGGTGACCCCCGAGGAGCTGGCCGCCTGCCGGGGACACGCGCCCCAAGGCGCGCCCGCCGCTCCCCTGGCGCCGTCCGGAGCCTCGCCGCTGCCCCCTTCCACGTCGTCTCGGCCGGGCGTTTCCGGCGCGCCGACCGGCAAATGCGGCGACGGCGTGTGTGATGATTTCGAGCGTTCCCATGGCGTGTGCCCGCAGGATTGTGGGACTACGACGGGGCAACCGTCCGGGGGAAGCGCGTATGCGCCCGCGGCCCCCATGGGCGCGTCCGGCGGCGGGGCCGGCCTGTCCGGCAAGCCGGCCGGCAAGTGCGGCGACGGGATCTGCGACGACTTCGAACGCTCCCATGGCGTGTGCCCGCAGGACTGCGGGAGTACGACGGGCCAACCATCCGGGGGAAGTTCGTATGCGCCCGCTGCCCCCATGAGCGCGTCCGGCGGCGGGGCTGGCCTGTCCGGCAAGCCGGCCGGCAAATGCGGCGACGGCGTGTGTGATGATTTCGAGCGTTCCAAGGGTGTGTGTCCGCAGGACTGCGGAGGGACCGCTCCGGGCGCGACGACCCCGTAG
- a CDS encoding aryl-sulfate sulfotransferase, whose protein sequence is MPDTKTNVNVGAQTVGLFTNSAFSDAGLTLYDTMLGYGTYLLDNQGRVVNSWTSDYTSAGPAYLLANGDLLRTGIAYLNQYSLSLHASSGGMIEEYDWAGNLVWSYEYIGDDYSQHHDVCVMPGGNILIVSWKHKSSAEAMAAGRDPATLSSGGLLVDSIAEIQKTGPTSGVKVWEWHAFDHLIQDINPGLPNYGVVADHPERIDINYTGTPVKGTGEADPDWTHVNAVDYDAQTDRILISVHTLNEVWVIDHSTTTAEAAGHSGGNSGHGGDLLYRFGNPQAAGAGDASDQLFHGQHDAQWIAEGLPGAGDILVFDNGWQNPDGEYSHVLELRLPVDEEGNYLKKADGSFADPEIVWTYPQYDDPEFYSAYVSGAQRLPSGNTLVTLGASGTFEEVDTAGNVVWKYVNPDTDRGLLGQGQAVPGDGQGRANNVFRAVWYGYDFTGFLGKDLTAGRELVSSGFPGSLDFSTSAPLERQLAVAVG, encoded by the coding sequence ATGCCTGATACGAAAACCAACGTGAACGTGGGTGCCCAGACTGTCGGGCTCTTCACGAACAGCGCCTTTTCCGACGCCGGGCTGACCCTGTATGACACCATGCTCGGCTATGGCACGTATCTGCTCGACAACCAGGGACGGGTCGTCAATTCCTGGACCAGCGACTATACCTCGGCCGGGCCGGCCTATCTCTTGGCCAACGGCGACCTGTTGCGCACCGGCATCGCCTATCTCAACCAATACAGCCTGTCGCTCCACGCCTCTTCGGGAGGCATGATCGAGGAGTACGACTGGGCCGGCAATCTCGTCTGGAGCTACGAATACATCGGCGACGACTACAGCCAGCATCATGACGTCTGCGTCATGCCGGGCGGCAACATCCTGATCGTTTCCTGGAAGCACAAATCGAGCGCCGAGGCCATGGCCGCCGGGCGCGACCCGGCGACGCTCTCCTCGGGCGGGCTGCTCGTCGACAGCATCGCGGAGATCCAGAAGACGGGCCCCACCTCCGGCGTGAAGGTGTGGGAATGGCATGCCTTCGACCACCTCATCCAGGACATCAATCCCGGCCTGCCCAACTACGGCGTGGTCGCGGACCATCCCGAGCGCATAGACATCAATTACACCGGCACGCCGGTCAAGGGCACCGGCGAGGCCGACCCGGACTGGACCCACGTCAACGCCGTGGACTACGATGCGCAAACCGACCGGATCCTCATCAGCGTGCACACCTTAAACGAGGTCTGGGTCATCGACCACAGCACCACCACGGCCGAAGCCGCCGGGCATAGCGGCGGGAATTCCGGCCACGGCGGCGACCTGCTCTACCGTTTCGGCAATCCCCAGGCCGCCGGTGCCGGCGACGCCTCGGACCAGCTTTTCCACGGCCAGCACGACGCCCAGTGGATCGCCGAGGGCCTGCCCGGGGCCGGCGACATCCTGGTGTTCGACAATGGCTGGCAGAACCCGGACGGCGAATATTCCCACGTGCTCGAGCTGCGCCTGCCCGTGGACGAGGAGGGGAATTACCTGAAGAAGGCGGACGGCTCCTTTGCCGACCCGGAAATCGTCTGGACCTATCCCCAATACGACGATCCGGAGTTCTATTCCGCCTACGTTTCCGGAGCCCAGCGCCTGCCGAGCGGCAATACGCTTGTCACCCTCGGCGCATCCGGCACCTTCGAAGAGGTGGATACGGCCGGCAACGTGGTCTGGAAATACGTCAACCCCGACACCGACAGAGGCCTGCTCGGCCAGGGGCAGGCGGTCCCGGGCGACGGGCAGGGCAGGGCCAACAACGTGTTTCGGGCCGTGTGGTACGGCTACGATTTTACCGGCTTTCTGGGCAAGGACCTGACGGCGGGGCGGGAACTCGTTTCGAGCGGCTTTCCGGGCTCGCTGGATTTTTCGACCTCGGCCCCTCTGGAACGGCAGCTCGCCGTTGCCGTGGGCTAG
- a CDS encoding polysaccharide biosynthesis protein, with protein sequence MELRHFLRLLWRRRRPMFWAFAPVFLTLAILALLAEPQYVATAKVFLGHSPNKASLLAQLTLSSTTQNAASLTATERDSYETLANTALVLRPLIDEEHLTRKRKSLQVLELVPFVRGFIDRFWPRLGRRDLTYEELANKSLVHMLFPRPYVAAAMVEDADILEFTASAGSMERSIALANAAARSFMARENAMRQEECRALAQAAANALPRARAEYAKRLAAESAIRRQEKAVDLSQEAKQIVTRSFLLTGDRDANRLALLKARAMAESAAAQLAGQPQLKKATTVSQRSETVDSIKTTLRDLYLDRASALTRLTAAHPAVKEIEAKIAEAKRRLKNEALRVFGSETASQSQTSRFLHERLAAYTAELAGCESQDAAYATLLAELDKTVRAYPGRAAAVALAGSQVKAAQTFLSNLSQLHAAAVLGQHLNLSLARMAEPAAMPDKIDEHIRPRLSFMLALGLALGVFLALATALVAEYVDAAVTRPKSLVMAECFGLPAMPRGDRGLRTQAFRRLREALFPGKGTDPRCLLVTAPAQTDGESSLELALGLATALARSGRRTVLADTRLGNDASGRLAGVGPGPGLAGALAGETSIEEALVPQAQKDLFVLPSGRPPSSPQDADRLFDGPRLDTALSRLAETFEAVVLCAAPVAGSGDALRLARSADAVLLVVTRGRTPRCALADAVARMQAASARTPRIVFFDAQQDAPTIRQGWKALRNRFFQKWLREGKTI encoded by the coding sequence ATGGAACTGCGCCACTTTCTGCGCCTGCTCTGGCGACGTCGGCGGCCGATGTTTTGGGCCTTCGCGCCCGTCTTCCTCACCCTGGCCATCCTCGCCCTGCTCGCCGAACCCCAATACGTCGCCACGGCCAAGGTCTTCCTCGGCCATTCCCCCAACAAGGCCAGCCTGCTGGCCCAGTTGACCCTGAGTTCGACGACGCAAAACGCCGCCTCCCTCACCGCCACCGAGCGCGACAGCTACGAAACGTTGGCCAATACCGCGCTGGTGTTGCGGCCGCTGATCGACGAAGAGCACCTGACCCGCAAGCGCAAGTCCTTACAGGTTCTCGAACTCGTGCCCTTCGTGCGCGGGTTCATCGACCGCTTCTGGCCCCGGCTCGGCCGGCGCGACCTGACCTATGAGGAACTGGCCAACAAGTCGCTCGTCCACATGCTCTTCCCCCGGCCCTACGTCGCGGCGGCCATGGTGGAGGATGCCGACATCCTGGAATTTACCGCCTCGGCCGGGTCCATGGAGCGCTCCATCGCCCTGGCCAACGCCGCCGCCCGGTCATTCATGGCCCGCGAAAACGCCATGCGCCAGGAAGAATGCCGCGCCCTGGCCCAGGCGGCGGCAAACGCCCTGCCCCGGGCCCGGGCCGAGTACGCGAAACGCCTGGCCGCGGAAAGCGCGATACGCCGCCAGGAAAAGGCCGTGGACCTGTCCCAGGAAGCCAAACAGATCGTCACCCGCTCCTTCCTCCTGACCGGCGACCGCGACGCCAACCGCCTCGCCCTGCTCAAGGCCCGGGCCATGGCGGAGAGTGCGGCCGCGCAGCTGGCCGGCCAGCCGCAGCTTAAAAAGGCCACGACCGTCAGCCAGCGCTCGGAGACCGTCGACAGCATCAAGACGACCCTGCGCGACCTGTACCTGGACAGGGCCTCGGCCCTGACGCGGCTGACCGCCGCCCATCCCGCCGTCAAGGAGATCGAGGCCAAGATCGCCGAAGCCAAGCGCCGGCTCAAAAACGAGGCGTTGCGGGTTTTCGGCTCCGAAACCGCGTCCCAGAGCCAGACATCCCGCTTTCTGCACGAGCGTCTGGCCGCATACACGGCCGAACTCGCCGGTTGCGAGTCCCAGGACGCGGCCTATGCCACGCTCCTGGCCGAACTGGACAAAACCGTCCGGGCCTATCCCGGCCGTGCGGCCGCCGTGGCCCTGGCCGGCAGCCAGGTCAAGGCGGCCCAGACCTTTCTGTCGAACCTCAGCCAGTTGCACGCGGCGGCCGTCCTCGGCCAGCACCTGAACCTGTCCCTGGCCCGCATGGCCGAACCGGCCGCCATGCCGGACAAGATCGACGAGCACATACGGCCGAGGCTGTCGTTCATGCTGGCCCTGGGCCTTGCCCTGGGCGTGTTTCTGGCCCTGGCCACGGCGCTTGTGGCCGAGTACGTCGATGCGGCCGTGACGCGTCCGAAGTCCCTGGTCATGGCCGAATGCTTCGGCCTCCCCGCCATGCCCCGGGGCGACCGTGGGCTTCGGACCCAGGCATTTCGCCGCCTGCGCGAGGCCCTTTTTCCCGGGAAAGGCACCGACCCGCGTTGCCTCCTGGTCACCGCGCCGGCCCAGACGGACGGCGAATCGTCCCTGGAACTGGCCCTGGGGCTGGCCACGGCCCTGGCCCGAAGCGGCCGGCGGACCGTGCTGGCGGATACCCGCCTGGGCAACGACGCCTCGGGACGGCTGGCCGGCGTCGGCCCGGGGCCGGGACTGGCCGGCGCGCTGGCCGGGGAAACGTCTATCGAGGAAGCCCTCGTGCCCCAGGCCCAAAAGGACCTGTTCGTGCTGCCGTCCGGCAGGCCGCCGTCCTCCCCCCAAGACGCCGACCGTCTCTTCGATGGCCCGCGACTGGACACGGCGCTTTCCCGGCTGGCCGAAACCTTCGAGGCCGTGGTCCTTTGCGCCGCGCCTGTGGCGGGCTCGGGCGACGCCTTGCGTCTGGCCCGGTCGGCCGACGCCGTGCTTCTGGTCGTCACCCGGGGCCGGACGCCGCGCTGCGCCCTGGCCGATGCCGTCGCCCGGATGCAGGCCGCCTCGGCCAGGACGCCCCGGATCGTCTTTTTCGACGCGCAACAGGACGCGCCCACGATCCGCCAGGGATGGAAGGCGCTTCGAAACCGCTTTTTTCAAAAGTGGCTGCGGGAGGGGAAAACCATATAA
- a CDS encoding PAS domain-containing protein, which translates to MKAFFSGSIHKNLTFLVLLVALPAMALGAYTMLESRLHAERDARQNTMNLLRSLTSMQTGIVSEARLLLTTLGHLPEVKIGYRAACNQRFTVLLGEHPELSNIFLTDKSGIVIASGLPAFLGKDLSDRFYFKEAMASRKFSAGVFNVGRASGLPIQVFALPVGDGESRYVGVIGDSFKLQFYHKFLDKLDVPPQAWVGLYDRNGLRMLSYPSDTTRPLGEPLEAALWRRIDEAPADEGMLDDHRQDGKRYLLAYARLRLRPTEPPYATLVVSMDWQDTFREARNRFIRSMALMALVVAVTLLVARRMGRVAVLAGLDSLMDASDRLGKGDLAARAQADSGSLEIRRLAATFNDMAQGLETRDAALRLRDRELAKIQNLLNNILESMPSAIIALDEDGLVTHFNGSAQAMCALSPEKAMGRPPADVLPLLSAHLDKLQLALRQRQVQRVEHEHLRLNGMEHLFDLQFYPLVANGVNGAVIRLDDVTERERLREMMIQSEKMASVGGLAAGMAHEINNPLSSILQAAQVCLMQCDPAIEANRTAALECDCTIEAVGCYMERRRIVKFLEGIRDAGKRAAQIVSSMLEFSRKSDSRRAPADINAVLEHSLALAATDYDLKKKYDFRHIDIVRDYAPDLPEIQCIRTEVEQVLLNLFKNAAQAMSASPAPGRKPAITVRTRLRDDHVRIEVGDNGPGMEELVRTRVFEPFFTTKEPGEGTGLGLSVSYFIITTNHGGTIRVDSQPGQGATFIIELPLAGRA; encoded by the coding sequence ATGAAAGCCTTCTTCTCCGGCTCCATTCACAAAAACCTGACCTTCCTCGTCCTGCTGGTCGCCCTGCCGGCCATGGCGCTTGGCGCCTACACCATGCTCGAAAGCCGCCTGCACGCCGAGCGGGACGCCAGGCAAAACACGATGAACCTCCTGCGCAGCCTGACGTCCATGCAGACCGGCATCGTCAGCGAAGCCAGGCTGCTGCTCACGACACTAGGACATCTCCCCGAAGTGAAAATCGGCTACCGGGCGGCCTGCAACCAGCGTTTCACCGTGCTGCTCGGCGAGCATCCCGAGTTGTCCAACATCTTTCTGACCGACAAATCCGGCATCGTCATCGCTTCGGGCCTGCCGGCCTTTCTCGGCAAGGACCTCTCGGACCGGTTTTATTTCAAGGAGGCCATGGCCAGTCGGAAATTCAGCGCGGGAGTTTTCAATGTCGGACGGGCCTCGGGCCTGCCCATCCAGGTCTTCGCCCTCCCCGTCGGGGACGGGGAATCGCGGTATGTCGGCGTCATCGGCGATTCCTTCAAGCTGCAATTCTATCACAAGTTCCTCGACAAGCTGGATGTGCCGCCCCAGGCCTGGGTGGGCCTCTACGACCGCAACGGCCTGCGCATGCTGTCCTATCCGTCGGATACGACACGTCCCCTGGGCGAACCCCTGGAGGCGGCCTTGTGGCGGCGCATCGACGAAGCCCCGGCGGACGAAGGAATGCTCGACGACCACCGACAGGACGGAAAGCGTTACCTGCTGGCCTATGCCCGGCTGCGTCTGCGACCGACGGAGCCGCCCTACGCGACCCTCGTCGTTTCCATGGACTGGCAGGATACCTTCCGGGAGGCCCGCAATCGGTTTATCCGCTCCATGGCGCTGATGGCCCTGGTGGTGGCGGTGACGCTGCTTGTCGCCCGGCGCATGGGCCGGGTGGCGGTTCTGGCCGGCCTCGACAGCCTCATGGACGCGTCGGACCGCCTGGGCAAAGGGGACCTGGCCGCCCGGGCCCAGGCCGATTCCGGCAGCCTGGAAATCCGGCGGCTTGCCGCGACGTTTAACGACATGGCCCAGGGCCTCGAGACGCGGGACGCGGCGTTGCGGCTGCGGGACCGGGAACTGGCCAAAATACAAAATCTGCTCAACAACATCCTCGAATCCATGCCCTCGGCCATCATCGCCCTGGACGAAGACGGGCTTGTGACCCATTTCAACGGCAGCGCCCAGGCCATGTGCGCCCTGTCGCCGGAAAAGGCCATGGGCCGACCGCCGGCCGATGTCCTGCCGCTGCTGTCGGCCCATCTGGACAAGCTGCAACTGGCCCTGCGCCAGCGGCAGGTCCAGCGCGTGGAGCACGAGCACCTGCGTCTTAACGGTATGGAGCACCTTTTCGACCTCCAGTTCTATCCGCTGGTGGCCAATGGCGTAAACGGCGCGGTCATCCGCCTCGACGACGTCACGGAACGCGAGCGCCTGCGCGAAATGATGATCCAATCGGAAAAGATGGCCTCGGTCGGGGGACTGGCCGCCGGCATGGCCCACGAGATCAACAACCCGCTCAGTTCCATCCTCCAGGCGGCCCAGGTCTGCCTCATGCAGTGCGACCCGGCCATCGAGGCCAACCGCACGGCCGCATTGGAGTGCGACTGCACCATCGAGGCCGTGGGGTGCTACATGGAGCGGCGGCGCATCGTGAAATTCCTGGAAGGCATCCGGGACGCGGGCAAGCGGGCGGCCCAGATCGTGTCCAGCATGCTGGAGTTCTCCCGCAAAAGCGACTCGCGCCGGGCCCCCGCGGACATAAACGCGGTCCTCGAGCACAGCCTGGCCCTGGCCGCCACGGATTACGATCTGAAAAAGAAGTACGACTTCCGACACATCGACATCGTCCGGGACTATGCCCCCGACCTCCCGGAAATCCAATGCATCCGGACCGAAGTCGAGCAGGTCCTGCTCAACCTGTTCAAAAACGCCGCCCAGGCCATGTCCGCCAGCCCCGCTCCCGGCCGCAAGCCGGCCATCACCGTGCGGACCCGGCTGCGGGACGACCATGTGCGCATCGAGGTGGGCGACAACGGCCCGGGCATGGAGGAACTCGTCCGCACCCGGGTGTTCGAACCCTTCTTCACCACCAAGGAGCCTGGCGAAGGCACGGGGCTCGGACTGTCCGTTTCCTATTTCATCATCACCACCAACCACGGCGGCACGATCCGGGTGGACTCCCAACCGGGGCAGGGAGCCACCTTCATCATCGAACTGCCGCTTGCGGGGCGCGCATGA
- a CDS encoding response regulator, which yields MTGHPITILVVDDEETIRESLQIFLEARGWDVLTAASAEQALEVLASRPLDGAIVDIRLPGQSGDAMILTAAPRYPAVKWVICTGSMEFAPGPELTAVGVTAQDVFTKPVADMGLLADRLEQLLR from the coding sequence ATGACCGGCCATCCCATCACCATTCTCGTCGTCGACGACGAGGAGACCATCCGCGAAAGCCTGCAGATTTTCCTGGAGGCCCGGGGATGGGACGTGCTGACGGCGGCAAGCGCCGAGCAGGCCCTGGAGGTCCTGGCCAGCCGGCCCCTGGACGGAGCCATCGTGGACATCCGCCTGCCGGGCCAAAGCGGCGACGCCATGATCCTCACCGCCGCCCCGCGCTATCCCGCCGTGAAATGGGTCATCTGCACCGGCTCCATGGAATTCGCCCCCGGGCCCGAACTGACCGCCGTCGGCGTGACGGCGCAGGACGTTTTCACCAAACCCGTCGCCGATATGGGGCTGCTCGCGGACCGGCTCGAGCAGCTTCTGCGATAA